One window of the Runella slithyformis DSM 19594 genome contains the following:
- a CDS encoding tetratricopeptide repeat protein: protein MEAQEAYKEADYDKAMEAYRDVSNNSLFTEPSVRLNLAHTYFKLAQLQKARRYYLKLTQVDNPRLASRAYSQLGVIEAIDRDTLKALRYFKESLRQSPDNQIARFNFEYLKKHFNGKEESQPAKTTTQQKEQTAQNAPALNAAQEVLKTEEKKELLSRLQSIKMSEAQAMMILEALKASEIQYLQQQKHRSLTSDDDSKGKW, encoded by the coding sequence TTGGAAGCACAGGAAGCCTACAAAGAAGCGGATTACGACAAAGCTATGGAAGCCTACCGAGATGTTTCGAATAACTCATTGTTTACGGAGCCCTCGGTGCGGTTGAATTTGGCGCACACGTATTTTAAATTGGCGCAATTGCAGAAGGCACGGCGCTATTATTTAAAATTGACGCAGGTCGATAACCCTCGGTTGGCCTCTCGAGCCTATTCCCAACTTGGCGTCATTGAGGCCATTGACAGAGATACTCTGAAGGCACTGCGCTATTTTAAGGAAAGCCTTCGGCAAAGCCCTGACAATCAAATTGCACGATTCAATTTTGAATACCTGAAAAAACATTTTAACGGAAAAGAAGAGTCACAGCCGGCAAAAACCACCACTCAGCAAAAGGAACAAACTGCCCAAAATGCTCCTGCATTAAATGCGGCGCAGGAAGTTCTGAAAACGGAAGAAAAAAAGGAGTTATTGTCGCGTTTACAATCCATAAAAATGAGCGAAGCGCAGGCCATGATGATTCTGGAGGCGCTTAAGGCGTCGGAGATCCAATATTTACAACAGCAAAAACACCGTTCCCTAACGTCAGATGATGACAGCAAAGGCAAATGGTGA
- a CDS encoding phosphoribosylaminoimidazolesuccinocarboxamide synthase produces MQTLTQTNFQFPGQTNFYRGKVRDVYSFENVVAMVASDRISAFDVILPRAIPYKGQVLNQIAAHFLTATADIVPNWLLEVPDPNVSIGKKCETYPVEMVVRGYLAGHSAREYKAGKRSVCGVALPEGLKENDRLPRPIITPTTKAHEGHDEDISREQILKRGIVSVAEYDQLEQYALALFARGTQMAAEQGLILVDTKYEFGRADGQIYLIDEIHTPDSSRYFYADVYDENQRNGLPQKQLSKEFVREWLIANGFQGKQGQIVPEMSNEWIDQISARYIELFEKVTGKTFIKAETEDILRRIEENVLRSLTSRTV; encoded by the coding sequence GTGCAGACACTTACCCAAACCAATTTTCAGTTTCCCGGCCAAACGAATTTTTATCGTGGCAAAGTTCGTGATGTTTATAGCTTCGAAAACGTAGTGGCCATGGTGGCCAGCGACCGCATTTCGGCATTTGACGTCATTTTACCCCGTGCCATTCCGTACAAGGGGCAGGTACTTAATCAAATAGCGGCCCATTTCCTGACGGCCACTGCCGACATTGTACCCAATTGGTTGCTGGAAGTTCCCGACCCCAACGTAAGTATCGGTAAAAAATGCGAAACTTACCCCGTAGAGATGGTCGTACGCGGTTATTTAGCGGGACATTCGGCGCGGGAATACAAGGCCGGTAAGCGCAGCGTATGCGGCGTGGCATTGCCCGAAGGACTGAAAGAAAACGATCGATTGCCGAGGCCCATCATTACGCCGACCACCAAAGCCCACGAAGGACACGACGAGGATATTTCGCGGGAACAGATACTGAAACGTGGTATTGTGTCGGTGGCGGAATATGATCAATTGGAGCAATATGCATTGGCTCTTTTTGCCCGAGGGACCCAAATGGCCGCCGAACAGGGGTTGATTCTGGTGGATACAAAGTACGAATTCGGCCGTGCCGATGGGCAAATTTACCTGATTGATGAGATCCATACGCCTGATTCGTCCCGTTATTTTTATGCGGATGTGTACGATGAAAATCAGCGTAACGGATTGCCCCAAAAACAATTGTCAAAAGAGTTTGTCCGAGAATGGCTCATTGCCAACGGATTTCAGGGAAAACAAGGCCAGATCGTGCCCGAAATGTCCAATGAATGGATCGACCAAATCTCGGCCCGTTATATTGAGCTGTTCGAAAAAGTGACCGGAAAAACGTTTATCAAGGCGGAAACGGAAGATATTTTACGTAGAATTGAAGAAAATGTGCTGCGTTCGTTAACTTCGCGCACTGTTTAG
- a CDS encoding STAS domain-containing protein gives MNYVLQKHEQYALINIKETEGEGAFATDLETLSRELFREGFHNLIIDFTPTKTIDAAGISTLKKINMLCSRELGLMVLVSDDDNFVDQLIEGKIRDVTILPTVEEGIDAVFMNDLENEFGAESDDFDDEDFGEDGFTKSEQP, from the coding sequence ATGAATTACGTCCTGCAAAAACATGAGCAATACGCCCTCATCAATATCAAAGAAACGGAGGGTGAAGGAGCATTTGCGACTGATTTGGAGACCCTTTCCCGGGAGTTGTTTCGCGAAGGATTCCATAATTTAATCATTGACTTTACCCCGACCAAAACTATTGATGCAGCGGGTATCAGCACGCTTAAAAAAATTAATATGCTGTGCTCACGAGAGCTTGGGTTGATGGTGTTGGTGTCTGACGACGACAATTTTGTCGATCAGCTGATCGAAGGTAAAATCCGTGATGTGACCATATTGCCAACGGTCGAAGAAGGTATCGACGCAGTATTCATGAATGATCTGGAAAATGAATTCGGTGCAGAAAGCGACGACTTCGACGACGAAGATTTCGGCGAAGATGGCTTTACTAAGAGCGAACAACCCTGA
- a CDS encoding ribonuclease Z — protein MQFSVMILGAGSATPTINRHPSAQLLTYENECFLIDCGEGTQYRLLEHKIRPGRLRGVFISHLHGDHYFGLIGLLSSLNLGGRTEAFFLVGPRGLDDIITLHFKYSHTPLHFPIQFTPTDTESSEQVFENQYFTVKTIPLDHRIPCAGYLFKEKPQKRKLIKEKLVEDMPHEYLRALKNGEDVLDEAGNVLYKCLEFTTPAPPPRSYAYCSDTRYKESVGDVIHGADLLYHEATFRDELEQQAFERYHSTAKQAGIIAAKSRVKKLLIGHFSSRYKEFSGFLEDARSVFPATEIAEEGSVFVIEHI, from the coding sequence ATGCAGTTTTCGGTAATGATCTTGGGGGCGGGATCTGCCACGCCCACCATCAACAGACATCCTTCGGCGCAGTTGCTTACCTATGAAAACGAATGTTTTCTGATCGACTGCGGGGAGGGTACTCAATATCGCCTGCTGGAACATAAAATTCGACCGGGGAGGCTGCGCGGGGTATTTATCAGTCACTTGCACGGCGACCATTATTTTGGGCTGATTGGGTTGCTTTCCAGCCTGAACTTGGGCGGTCGGACCGAGGCGTTTTTTCTGGTAGGTCCGCGCGGCCTGGACGATATCATTACCCTTCATTTTAAATATTCACACACACCCCTGCATTTTCCCATTCAATTTACGCCTACTGATACCGAGTCAAGTGAGCAGGTATTTGAAAACCAGTATTTTACGGTTAAGACCATCCCACTCGACCACCGTATTCCCTGCGCGGGCTACCTCTTCAAAGAAAAGCCGCAAAAACGAAAGCTCATTAAGGAAAAACTGGTAGAAGATATGCCGCATGAGTATCTTCGGGCGCTGAAAAATGGCGAAGACGTGCTCGATGAAGCAGGCAATGTACTCTACAAATGCCTCGAATTTACCACCCCGGCACCGCCACCCCGGAGTTATGCCTATTGCTCAGATACGAGGTATAAAGAAAGCGTTGGGGATGTAATTCACGGAGCTGATTTACTTTACCATGAAGCTACTTTTCGGGACGAGCTGGAACAACAGGCTTTTGAACGTTATCATTCTACCGCAAAGCAGGCGGGAATCATTGCGGCAAAAAGCAGAGTAAAAAAATTGTTGATCGGCCATTTTTCTTCCCGTTACAAAGAATTCAGCGGATTTCTGGAAGATGCCCGCTCTGTTTTTCCCGCTACCGAAATTGCCGAAGAAGGCAGCGTATTTGTCATTGAGCATATCTGA
- a CDS encoding glutamate synthase subunit beta, which translates to MGKPTGFIEFGRELPKKRDINERRVDYKEIEPIGSETQSKQQAARCMDCGIPFCHNGCPLGNIIPEFNDAVYEGNWEYAYQILSSTNNFPEFTGRICPAPCESSCVLGINKPPVAIEFIEKSIIETAYEKGYVKPRIPSKRTGKKVAVIGSGPAGLAAAAQLNYAGHWVTVFERADQVGGLLRYGIPDFKLEKTVVSRRVEVMEAEGVTFKTNVHVGITLKSEEMMRDFDAIVLAIGSTEPRSITIPGWQSYLGKGVHPAMEFLSQQNKRVSNIDRLVDHRGEKYINGELLATDKHVVVIGGGDTGSDCVGTSNRHKAATITQVEVMPAPKYDDKNEPFYKVRDEKTPWPLWPLTKRTSTSHEEGCERFWAIAVQEFVGDGEKLTHLRIADITGERTLEDGRKAPITENERLIPCDLALIAAGFVHPQQSLLEQFGVETDIRKNIKASENSYATSVEKVFAAGDCRRGQSLVVWAISEGREAARKVDEFLMGESLLEAKEIGMFNPAFAHA; encoded by the coding sequence ATGGGAAAACCCACCGGATTCATAGAATTTGGCCGTGAGTTGCCAAAAAAACGCGATATCAACGAGCGTCGCGTGGATTACAAAGAAATTGAGCCCATCGGCAGCGAAACCCAATCCAAGCAGCAGGCCGCCCGCTGCATGGACTGCGGAATTCCGTTTTGCCACAATGGCTGCCCGCTGGGCAATATCATTCCCGAGTTCAACGATGCCGTCTATGAAGGCAACTGGGAATACGCGTACCAAATTTTGAGCAGTACCAACAACTTCCCCGAATTTACGGGACGTATCTGCCCGGCTCCCTGTGAGTCTTCATGCGTATTAGGCATCAACAAACCTCCGGTTGCTATTGAGTTTATCGAAAAATCAATCATTGAGACTGCCTACGAGAAGGGCTACGTAAAACCCCGTATTCCGTCAAAACGGACGGGAAAAAAAGTAGCCGTCATCGGTTCAGGTCCGGCAGGATTAGCGGCTGCGGCACAGCTCAATTATGCCGGCCATTGGGTAACGGTATTTGAACGGGCCGACCAAGTGGGCGGTTTGCTCCGCTACGGTATCCCTGATTTTAAATTGGAAAAAACCGTCGTTTCCCGTCGGGTGGAAGTGATGGAAGCCGAAGGAGTTACGTTTAAAACCAACGTTCATGTCGGCATTACCCTGAAGTCAGAAGAAATGATGCGTGATTTTGACGCCATCGTTTTGGCCATCGGCTCTACTGAGCCGCGCTCCATTACCATTCCGGGCTGGCAGTCGTACCTTGGCAAAGGCGTACACCCGGCGATGGAATTTTTGAGCCAGCAAAATAAGCGTGTTTCAAATATCGACCGTTTGGTTGACCATCGCGGCGAAAAATACATAAACGGCGAATTATTAGCCACTGATAAGCACGTTGTGGTCATTGGCGGAGGTGATACCGGCTCTGACTGTGTGGGAACCTCTAACCGTCACAAAGCGGCGACCATCACGCAGGTAGAAGTAATGCCCGCACCCAAATACGACGATAAAAATGAGCCTTTCTATAAAGTTCGGGATGAAAAGACCCCTTGGCCGCTTTGGCCGCTGACCAAGCGTACATCTACTTCGCATGAAGAAGGCTGTGAGCGTTTTTGGGCCATTGCCGTACAGGAATTTGTAGGCGACGGCGAAAAACTGACGCATCTGCGCATTGCCGATATTACCGGCGAGCGGACATTGGAAGACGGGCGCAAAGCCCCCATCACCGAAAATGAACGCCTCATTCCGTGCGACCTGGCCTTGATCGCTGCCGGGTTTGTACATCCTCAACAGAGTCTGTTGGAACAATTCGGCGTCGAAACCGATATTCGTAAAAACATCAAAGCCTCCGAAAACAGCTATGCGACTTCGGTCGAAAAAGTATTTGCCGCCGGCGACTGTCGCCGCGGACAATCACTGGTCGTGTGGGCTATCTCCGAAGGACGCGAAGCCGCCCGTAAAGTAGATGAGTTCCTGATGGGCGAATCACTTTTGGAAGCCAAAGAAATCGGAATGTTCAATCCCGCATTTGCCCATGCATAA
- the gltB gene encoding glutamate synthase large subunit — MSEPAQLGLYRPEFEHDACGIGFRANMKGRKSHQMVADAITMLERMDHRGACGCDPNTGDGAGILIQIPHEFFLEECAKLAIPLPSAGEYGVGMIFFPKDQKLRDECRDILNRKLKKLGLELLGYRRVPTLNDTLGDGSLSVEPQVEQLFIKRPDSVTDELGFERKLFVFRQYATRLIYDSVVGSKAHFYFSSLSCRTISYKGQLTTGQLKYYFPDLHSESVVSAFAIIHSRFSTNTFPSWKLAQPFRYVAHNGEINTVRGNVNWIRAGEKSFWSDKFTKEEMDMLLPICDITNSDTSNLDNAIELLYLSGRSLPHVMMMVVPEAWDGNEAMDPERRAFYEYHAAIQEPWDGPASISFTDGKIIGATLDRNGLRPSRYWVLDDDTVIMASEAGVLDVDPAKVVSKGRLQSGKMFVVDMEQGRIIPDDELKADICSRRPYQEWLDENKIKIVDLEPSQRPFAAYDDKSLLKRQIAFGFSSEDLRMVLGPMAETGYEAIGSMGVDVPLAVLSEQSQHLSNYFKQLFAQVTNPPIDSIRERSIMSLISFVGSTENLLTESPLHCRQIELDQPVLTIEEFDKLRWVDKSHFQAKTINAYFSAFDGGKGLTRALERICRYAEDAIEDGFEILIISDRAIDSDHAPIPSLLATSAIHHHLIRKGLRGKVGILVEAGDVFETHHVATLIGYGASGVCPYMAFQTLAYMNRHGLINGEFTNEKLNANYIKAINKELLKIFSKMGISTLQSYQGAQIFECLGLNKEVIDKYFTGTISRISGMGIDEIAREVLIRHKVAYPEVPVVNPRLEVGGFYQWKQRGEAHIFNPQTIHLLQQSTRKGGEEGYQIFKKFSKLIDDQTQKALTLRGLMRFRKGKSIPIEEVESVENIFKRFATGAMSFGSISWEAHTTLAIAMNRIGGKSNSGEGGEDELRYTRLPNGDFMSSAIKQVASGRFGVTSHYLSNAQELQIKMAQGAKPGEGGQLPGHKVDDWIGRTRHSTPGVGLISPPPHHDIYSIEDLAQLIYDLKNANRAARISVKLVSEAGVGTVATGVAKAHADHILIAGHDGGTGASPLSSIRHAGLPWELGLAETHQTLVKNKLRGRVTIQADGQMRTGRDLAIAALLGAEEWGVATAALVTAGCIMMRKCHLNTCPVGVATQRKELRALFTGKPEYVVNMFTYMAEELREIMAQLGFRTINEMVGQVQYLEMRDDIKHWKYKALDFHAMLFKEPVSLDVAQFKQEEQDHGISEVIDWKLIEAAQPALLRSEEVYGEYPINNLNRSVGNMLSNEISKVFGGVGLPKGTIHYKFRGTAGQSFGAFNTSGIRLELEGDANDYFGKGLCGAELIVYPDREATFKPEENIIIGNVAFYGATAGEAFIRGTAGERFCVRNSGAKVVVEGVGDHGLEYMTGGLAVILGEVGRNFAAGMSGGVAYVWDKNGDFAPKVNPEMVNLEALTEEDHGIIKEFVEKHFQYTTSNVAFMMLQHWDTYISQFVKVMPGDFKKALAGRGISLAQQLADKNIVYQDIVVDVAHN; from the coding sequence ATGTCAGAGCCTGCCCAACTGGGGTTATATCGCCCCGAGTTTGAACACGACGCTTGCGGTATCGGTTTCCGCGCCAACATGAAAGGTCGTAAGTCGCACCAAATGGTAGCGGATGCTATCACCATGCTCGAACGCATGGACCACCGCGGTGCCTGTGGCTGTGACCCGAATACCGGCGACGGTGCCGGCATTCTTATTCAGATTCCCCACGAGTTTTTTCTGGAAGAATGCGCAAAGCTGGCCATTCCCCTCCCTTCCGCCGGAGAGTATGGTGTCGGAATGATCTTCTTTCCCAAAGACCAGAAGTTGCGTGACGAATGCCGCGACATTCTCAATCGTAAGCTGAAAAAGCTGGGATTGGAACTATTGGGCTATCGCCGCGTTCCTACCCTTAATGATACGTTAGGTGACGGTTCTCTTTCGGTAGAGCCGCAGGTAGAACAATTATTTATCAAACGTCCCGACTCGGTGACTGATGAGCTGGGTTTTGAGCGCAAACTATTTGTGTTTCGCCAATACGCTACCCGTCTGATTTATGACTCCGTGGTGGGGTCAAAAGCGCACTTTTACTTTTCTTCCCTTTCCTGCCGTACCATTTCCTATAAAGGGCAACTGACGACAGGACAGTTAAAATACTATTTCCCCGATCTGCACAGCGAATCGGTGGTTTCGGCCTTTGCCATTATCCACTCGCGTTTTTCGACCAATACCTTTCCTTCGTGGAAACTGGCGCAGCCGTTCCGTTACGTAGCCCACAACGGCGAGATCAACACCGTACGAGGAAACGTCAACTGGATTCGCGCGGGCGAAAAATCGTTTTGGTCGGATAAATTTACCAAAGAAGAAATGGATATGTTGCTGCCTATCTGCGACATTACCAATTCCGACACGTCCAACCTTGACAACGCCATTGAGCTTTTGTACCTGTCCGGACGCTCGCTGCCGCACGTCATGATGATGGTGGTACCCGAAGCATGGGACGGCAACGAGGCCATGGACCCCGAGCGCCGCGCTTTTTACGAATATCACGCGGCCATTCAGGAACCCTGGGACGGACCGGCATCCATTTCCTTTACCGACGGAAAAATCATCGGCGCTACCCTCGACCGTAACGGGTTGCGTCCTTCCCGTTATTGGGTACTGGACGACGACACGGTCATCATGGCCTCGGAAGCGGGGGTGTTGGATGTTGATCCTGCCAAGGTGGTGTCCAAAGGTCGTCTGCAATCGGGAAAAATGTTTGTGGTCGACATGGAACAGGGTCGCATCATACCCGACGACGAACTGAAAGCCGATATTTGCTCACGCCGGCCGTATCAGGAATGGTTGGATGAGAATAAGATAAAGATCGTTGACCTCGAACCGTCGCAGCGTCCTTTTGCCGCCTACGACGACAAATCATTGCTGAAGCGCCAGATCGCATTCGGGTTCTCTTCCGAAGACCTTCGGATGGTACTCGGCCCCATGGCCGAAACGGGTTATGAAGCCATCGGTTCGATGGGTGTGGATGTACCTTTGGCGGTATTATCGGAGCAAAGTCAGCACCTATCCAACTACTTCAAGCAGCTTTTTGCACAGGTGACCAATCCTCCCATCGACTCAATTCGGGAGCGTTCCATCATGTCGCTGATCTCCTTTGTAGGCTCAACCGAAAACTTACTGACCGAATCACCGCTGCACTGCCGTCAGATCGAGTTGGACCAACCGGTACTGACCATCGAAGAATTTGATAAACTTCGCTGGGTAGATAAATCTCACTTCCAGGCCAAAACCATTAATGCCTATTTTTCGGCGTTCGACGGCGGCAAAGGTCTCACGCGGGCGTTAGAGCGTATTTGTCGTTACGCCGAAGATGCCATCGAAGACGGGTTTGAGATCCTGATCATTTCTGACCGGGCCATCGACTCCGACCACGCTCCCATCCCGTCGTTGTTGGCCACATCGGCGATTCACCACCACCTGATCCGCAAAGGATTACGCGGGAAGGTCGGCATTTTGGTAGAAGCCGGTGACGTATTTGAGACTCACCACGTAGCCACCCTCATCGGATACGGTGCTTCGGGAGTGTGTCCTTACATGGCGTTCCAGACGCTGGCGTACATGAACCGCCACGGCTTGATCAACGGAGAATTTACCAACGAAAAACTCAACGCCAACTACATCAAGGCCATCAATAAGGAATTGTTGAAAATCTTCTCTAAAATGGGAATTTCAACCCTTCAATCTTATCAGGGGGCACAAATTTTCGAGTGCCTCGGCCTGAACAAAGAAGTAATCGACAAATATTTTACGGGCACCATCTCACGCATCAGCGGCATGGGTATTGACGAAATTGCCCGTGAAGTATTAATTCGCCATAAAGTAGCCTACCCTGAAGTACCCGTGGTCAATCCACGTTTGGAAGTGGGCGGCTTTTACCAATGGAAACAGCGCGGTGAAGCCCACATTTTCAACCCCCAAACCATACATTTACTGCAGCAATCAACCCGTAAAGGCGGAGAAGAAGGCTATCAGATCTTCAAGAAGTTCTCAAAACTCATTGATGATCAGACGCAAAAGGCTCTGACGCTGCGCGGTTTGATGCGTTTCCGCAAGGGCAAATCCATTCCGATCGAAGAAGTGGAATCGGTGGAAAATATCTTCAAACGCTTTGCCACGGGAGCGATGTCATTCGGTTCCATTTCGTGGGAAGCGCACACCACGCTGGCCATTGCGATGAACCGTATCGGCGGGAAGTCAAACTCGGGAGAAGGCGGCGAAGATGAACTTCGCTACACACGCCTTCCCAACGGTGACTTTATGTCGTCGGCCATCAAGCAGGTTGCTTCGGGGCGTTTTGGGGTCACCAGCCATTATTTAAGCAATGCGCAGGAACTCCAGATCAAAATGGCTCAAGGAGCCAAGCCCGGTGAAGGCGGACAGCTGCCCGGCCACAAAGTAGATGACTGGATCGGACGTACCCGTCATTCAACGCCCGGCGTGGGTTTAATCTCTCCACCGCCTCACCACGACATCTATTCGATCGAGGATTTGGCCCAATTGATCTATGACCTTAAAAATGCCAACCGCGCCGCCCGCATCAGCGTCAAGCTGGTTTCGGAAGCAGGCGTAGGTACGGTAGCCACGGGCGTAGCCAAAGCCCACGCCGACCATATTTTGATTGCCGGCCACGACGGCGGAACGGGTGCCTCTCCGTTGAGCTCAATCCGTCATGCCGGATTGCCGTGGGAACTTGGCCTGGCCGAAACCCACCAAACCCTCGTCAAAAATAAATTGCGCGGACGCGTGACCATTCAGGCCGACGGTCAGATGCGTACCGGACGCGACTTAGCGATCGCAGCCCTCTTAGGGGCGGAGGAATGGGGCGTAGCCACGGCAGCCCTCGTCACCGCCGGCTGTATCATGATGCGTAAATGCCACCTGAATACCTGCCCGGTCGGTGTAGCCACCCAGCGCAAGGAATTGCGGGCGCTGTTTACAGGTAAGCCTGAGTACGTGGTCAATATGTTTACGTACATGGCCGAAGAATTGCGCGAGATCATGGCGCAGTTGGGCTTCCGTACCATCAACGAAATGGTGGGTCAGGTACAATACCTCGAAATGCGCGACGATATCAAACATTGGAAATACAAAGCACTTGATTTCCACGCCATGCTGTTCAAAGAGCCGGTCAGTCTTGACGTTGCTCAGTTTAAACAGGAAGAGCAGGATCACGGCATTTCGGAGGTCATCGATTGGAAATTGATCGAAGCCGCCCAACCGGCCCTGTTGCGCTCGGAGGAAGTTTATGGAGAATACCCCATCAATAACCTGAACCGCTCGGTCGGCAACATGCTTTCCAACGAAATCTCGAAGGTATTTGGCGGAGTAGGTTTACCGAAAGGCACCATCCACTATAAATTCAGAGGAACCGCAGGACAAAGTTTCGGCGCTTTTAACACAAGCGGAATTCGCCTGGAACTGGAAGGTGACGCCAATGACTACTTTGGCAAAGGCCTTTGCGGGGCGGAACTGATCGTCTATCCCGACCGTGAAGCCACGTTCAAACCCGAAGAAAACATCATTATCGGAAACGTAGCCTTCTACGGAGCCACCGCCGGGGAAGCGTTCATTCGCGGAACCGCCGGAGAACGTTTCTGTGTACGCAACTCCGGGGCTAAAGTGGTGGTCGAAGGTGTCGGAGACCACGGCCTGGAATACATGACGGGTGGATTAGCCGTAATATTGGGAGAGGTAGGTCGCAACTTTGCCGCCGGAATGTCGGGCGGGGTAGCCTACGTATGGGATAAAAACGGTGATTTTGCACCGAAGGTAAACCCTGAGATGGTCAATCTGGAAGCACTGACCGAAGAAGACCACGGAATCATCAAAGAGTTTGTAGAAAAACACTTCCAATACACGACCAGTAACGTCGCTTTTATGATGTTACAGCATTGGGATACCTACATCAGTCAGTTTGTAAAAGTAATGCCGGGCGATTTTAAGAAAGCACTTGCCGGTCGCGGCATCAGTCTGGCGCAACAATTAGCCGACAAAAATATAGTGTACCAAGACATCGTCGTGGACGTAGCGCACAATTAA